GCCAGCTGTACGACGACACGGCGCAGGACACGGGGCCCACGGGCGCGGGGGACTCCGTCGACGAACGGTTCGCCTCGGCGGCCGGGACGGTACGGGTGCCTCCGGCGGACGAGCGGGACCATCCGGTGGGCCCGGGTGTCCCGGGGCCCCGCGCGGGAGCCCGGCCCGACTCGGAGCTGCCTGCCGGTACGGGTTCCGCTTCAGCGCGGGGCGGGTGGGAGCCGTCGCCTGCGGCAGCTCCGGGATCTGCTGCGGTCCCGCCGGGGCCCATGCTCCGGGGGCCGGCGGAGACACCTGGGACCTCTGCTGCCGCGGCACAGGCGCCGGTCGTCGGGCCGGGGTCGGGTGCGGACGGTGGTGGCCCGGCCGGAGCGTCGGGGGCGGGCGGGACTGGGGGCGGTTTTGCGGGGAGTGCCGGTGGGTCCGGTCCTCTCCGGGGTGACGTGCCGGGTGTCGCTGCTCCGGGTGAACGCCCGCCTGCGGCTGCGGTTCCGGGAGCCGACGGCTCGACTCCGTACGGCGAGCCTCCGGTGTTCACACCTGCGGCGCCGGCCGCACCCGGTGCGGAACCGAGCGTTGAGCCTCCGGTGTTCACGCCTGTGGCGCCGGTCGTGCCTGGTGTGGATCCGGGTGTTGAGCCTCCGGTGTTCCTGCCTGTGGCGCCGACCGCGCCTGGTGCGGGCCCGAGTTTCGAGCCTCCGGTGTTCACGCCCGTGCCTTCCGAAGACACGGCCCCGCCCGCGCCACCCCGGCAGGGCCCGCACGCGGAAACACAGCCCGGCCTCTGGCCCGCCGACCCTCAGCGGCCCGCCGGTGCGGAGCTTCCGCCCGCGTATCCGCCGCGACCGGCGGCTCCCGCACCTCCTGCCGACAACCCCGTCGTAGCTTCGGGGGACCTCCCTCCGGACGGGCTTTCCGCCCAGCGGTCGGCGGCGGCTCCCGCACGCCCCGCCGAGGATCCCACCGGCGCTACGCAGCCTCTCCGTCCGGACGGTCCGCAGTCGTCGGCTGTTCCGGCGCCCCCTGCCGACAGCCCCACCGTGGCTCCGGAGGGCCTCGGGCCCGATGGGCGGTCCGTCTCGGATGGTCCGTCCTTCCCACGCCCCTACCCGCAGTCGTCGGCTGTTCCGGCGCCCCCTGCCGACGGTCCCACCGTGGCTCCGGAGGGCCTTCGCCCCGACGGGGGGTCCGCCCCGGATGGCCCGTCTTCTCCGCGTCCCTATCCGCAGTCGTCGGCTGTTCCGGCACCCCCTGCCGACAGTCCCACCGCGGCTCCGGAGGGCCTTCGCCCCGACGGGGGGTCCGTCTCGGGTGGCCTGTCTTCTCCGCGTCCCTATCCGCAGTCGTCGGCTGTTCCGGCACCCCCTGCCGACAGTCCCACCGCGGCTCCGGAAGACCTCCGCCCCGACAGGCGTTCCGCCCCGAACCCCGCCCTCTCTCCGCGGCCCCCATCCACCCCCGCTCCCCAATCCCCCCGCCCGGACGGCCCGTTCGACCCGCGCCCCTACCCCCAGCCTCCGGCCGAGCCCGCCCCCCAGCCCCTCCCGCTCACCCCACCCCCCAACCTCCCCGCCCTCGCAGCGCCCCCACCCCCTCCCACCTCCGCCCCCCTCACCCCCGACTACGTAGGCTCCGGACCCCCCACCTACGACCCCGAGCCCACCGCCCTCCCGCTCGCCGACCCGGACGAGCTCGACGATCTGGTCGCGGACACCGTGCTGGACGGGGCGCGGTACGGGGCGAGCACGATCAGGGCTGCTTCCGTGCGGGGGGACTCCGCGCGGTTCCGGGGGGAGCCGCGGCGGGATTCGTTGCTGACGGCGCGGTTCGGGGTCGGGGAGCAGGCGTTGGTGCTGGTGGCGATGGCCACCGGGGCCCGGGCCACACCGGGGGCGCATCGGGCCGCCGCCGAGGCCTGTGACTGGATCGCGCGGGCCGTGGGGCGCAGTCACGCGCGGCTCTCCGAGGACATAAGGGCCGCTCGGCGCGGAGACCTGAAGTCCGGGCTGCACCGGCTCACCGACCGCAGCCTCGGCAAGCTGCGTGCCAGCGCCGCCGAGCAGGGCATCGACCCCGAGGAGTACTCGGCCGGCCTGCGGTGCCTTCTCCTCCCCGCCCACCCGGAGTGCCGTACGCGCGTGTTCTTCGGGGTCGGGGCCGGCGGGCTGTTCCGGCTGCGGGACGGGGAGTGGCAGGACATCGAGCCCACCGTCGGCGACCTGACCGGCGAGGCCGTCGTCGGGTTCGGGTCGCAGCCCGCCGAGACGCCCGAGGGGGACCGGCTGACCATGGACCTCGGGATTCCGACGCCCCCGAGCCCGTACGAACCCGCCCCCGAACCGCCCCGCGAACCCTTCCGCTTCCGTGCCTCCGTGGCCCGCCCGGGCGACACTCTGTTGATGTGCACCGGCGGGCTGGCCGAACCGCTGCGCGGCGAGCCCGAGCTGTCCGCGCATCTGGCGGGACGGTGGTCGCGCACCACCCCGCCCGGTCTCGCCGCGTTCCTCGCCGACACCCAAGTGCGGGTCAAGGGTTATGCCGACGACCGCACGGCCGCCGCTGTTTGGGAGGCGTGAGCGCCCGGGCTGTGAATTCATGGAACCCAGAGGGATCCGTAGGACACAGGAAACCGAAGGGCACGCGAGAACCATGGCCAAGCAGAACGTTGCCGAACAGTTCGTCGACATCCTCGTCCGCGCCGGAGTCAAGCGCCTCTACGGCGTCGTCGGCGACAGCCTCAACCCGGTCGTCGACGCCATCCGTCGCAACTCCGCCATCGACTGGATCCACGTACGGCACGAGGAGACCGCCGCCTTCGCCGCCGGCGCCGAAGCACAGATAACCGGGAAGCTCGCGGCCTGCGCCGGCTCCTGCGGCCCCGGCAACCTGCACCTCATCAACGGCCTCTACGACGCCCACCGCTCCATGGCCCCGGTCCTCGCCCTCGCCTCGCAGATCCCGTCCAGCGAGATCGGCCTCGGGTACTTCCAGGAGACCCACCCCGACCGGCTCTTCCAGGAGTGCAGTCACTACAGCGAGCTCATCTCCAACCCGAAGCAGATGCCCCGGCTCCTCCAGACCGCCATCCAGCACGCGGTCGGACAGAGCGGCGTGAGCGTCGTCTCGCTTCCCGGCGACATCGCCTCCGAGCCCGCCCCGGACAAGGCCGCCGAGACCGCCCTCGTCACCTCCCGGCCCTCCGTCCGCCCCGGCGACGCCGAGATCGACAAGCTCGTCGAGATGATCGACGCGGCGGAGAAGGTCACCCTGTTCTGCGGCAGCGGCACCGCCGGCGCGCACGCCGAGGTCATGGAGTTCGCCGGGAAGATCAAGTCCCCGATCGGACACGCCCTGCGCGGCAAGGAGTGGATTCAGTACGACAACCCGTATGACGTGGGGATGAGCGGTCTGCTCGGTTACGGCGCCGCCTACGAAGCCACCCACGAGTGCGACCTGCTGATCCTCATCGGCACCGACTTCCCGTACAACGCGTTCCTGCCCGACGACGTGAAGATCGCCCAGATCGACGTACGGCCCGAACACCTCGGCCGGCGTTCGAAGTTGGACCTCGCGGTGTGGGGCGACGCGAAGGAGACGCTGCGCTGTCTCACCCCGCGGGTGAAGCCGAAGGGGGACCGGAAGTTCCTCGACCGGATGCTCAAGAAGCACGCCGACGCGCTGGAGGGCGTCGTCAAGGCGTACACGCGGAAGGTCGAGAAGCACGTACCGATCCATCCGGAGTATGTGGCGGCCGTGGTCGACGAACTGGCCGACGAGGACGCTGTGTTCACGGTTGATACAGGCATGTGCAATGTGTGGGCCGCGCGTTACATCACGCCCAACGGCCGCCGCCGCATCATCGGTTCGTTCTCGCACGGCTCGATGGCGAACGCGCTGCCGATGGCGATCGGCGCCCAGTTCACCGACACCGAGCGGCAGGTCGTGTCGATGTCGGGCGACGGCGGATTCTCCATGCTGATGGGCGACTTCCTCACCCTCGTCCAGTACGACCTGCCGGTGAAGGTCGTCCTGTTCAACAACTCCTCCCTGGGCATGGTCGAGTTGGAGATGCTGGTCGCCGGGCTCCCGTCGTACGGCACCACCAACAAGAACCCCGACTTCGCCGCCGTGGCCCGCGCGTGCGGTGCGTATGGAGTGCGGGTCGAGAAGCCGAAAGACCTTGAGGGCGCCCTGAAGGCGGCCTTCAAGCACAAGGGCCCCGCCCTCGTCGACGTCGTCACGGACCCCAACGCCCTGTCCATCCCGCCGAAGATCAGCGCCGAGATGGTCACCGGGTTCGCGTTGTCGGCGTCAAAGATCGTGCTGGACGGGGGAGTTGGGCGGATGCTGCAGATGGCCCGGTCCAACATCCGCAACATGCCCCGGCCTTAGGCCTGTCGGGGCCTAACCGTCGTACGGCACCCACCCGTTCGACGAGTACCAGAGGTGGCGCAGGCCCTTGATGCCGCTCGTGCGGAACGGCCTGCCGTGGTCGTCGACGCGGAGGGTGCCGGTGCGGCCCTGGGAGGACCAGTCCAGTTCCAGGTACCAGCGGCAGTCGCAGGTCCCGGTGCGGGCCTTGACCAGCAGGACCTCCGGGTCCGTGGCCGATACCCGGTACGGCAGGTGCGCCACCGGGACCGTCCTGCCCGTGTCACTGCCCGGCTCCGGCTTGACGAGCGGGCGGTGGGCGTCCAGGTTCACGCCGAAGTAGCGCGGGGTGATGTCGCCGCCGCAGCCCTGGGCCATCGAGTAGGCGATGCCCGGGGCGGGTGCCGTGCGGCCGACGACCCGGACCCGAAGTGCCTTCAGGACCACGGCCGTCGAGCTCCGGCCCTGCACCGAGATCTCCACGTTCGTCTGCCCGCCGTGCACCGCGTGCTGGGTCGCCGCCCAGGCCCCGGCGTCCTGCTGGACCGGAGGCGGGGGCACGTCCTTCGGTGCCTTGTCGATGACGTAGTCGTGGTCGCAGCCGAGCTCCCAGACCTGGGAGTCGGCGGTCCAGGTGAGGGGAGCGGGGAGGGCGGACGGGGTGGCCTCGGCCGTGGCGCCGGTGTTGGTCCCGGCCCCGGTCCCCACCCCGGCCTTGGACTTGGCCGTGTCGTGGGTGGACACCGCCGACAGGGTGCCCCACACCGCGAGCACCGTGCACACCACGGCCGCGGTGAGGGTGAGCCGTCGCCGGTACCAGGGCGAGCGGACGGCGGGCACCGGCGGTTCGTCGGCAGCGGGTACCGGCCCGTCGACCGCCGGAGCCCCCGCCACCGCCGGAGCCCCCGTCGCCCCCGCCTCCCGTCGCCGCTGTTTCGCCGCCACCGCCAGGATCCAGTACCGGTGCAGCTCCAGCCGCTCCTCCGGTGTCGCCCCGCACAGCGCCGCGAAGCGTTCGACGGGGGCGAAGTCGAGGGGGACCGCCTCGCCGACGCAGTAGCGGTGCAGGGTCGAGGCGTTCATGTTCAGGCGGCGGGCCAGCTGGCTGTAGCTGCGGTCCGTGCGTGCCTTCAGGCGCCGTAGCAGCGCCGCGAACTCCTCGACGTCCTTGTCGTTGGCCTCGCCCGACACCCTTGCTCCCGTGCGTGTCGCGTCCCAGGACGGCATCCCAGGGACTCCCTGTACCAGGAGGTCAGACGGGGTGGGACGGTTCCACCGTCGCGGGTTCGGTGTCGGTCATTGCGGTCGTCGGCGCCGTACGCCGAAGCTCGGTGCGACCGCAGCACGGCACCGAACCGAAACGGGGAAACACACGTGAACAGCAAGAAGGCCACGCGCCGCACCGCACTCGCCGCCGGTCTCGCCCTCGCCCTCGGGCTGGGTGTGGCGGCCCAGGCCTCCGCCGGCGCCCCGCGCACCGTGAGCGGTTCGCCGGACGACAACATCACCCGCATCGCCGACTTCTACGGCGCCTACATCGACGCCGAGAGCGACCTGGACAACGGCGGCGGCAAGCTGGCCACACAGCTGCGCAGCTACTACCTCACCCCGGCCTACCTCAAGGAGCTGAAGGCCTGGGAGGCGAAGAACCACGCGGACGGTGTCCTCCAGGCGCAGAACACCCCGATGAGCTGGAAGGTCACGGACAACGGCACCGCCGACTACACCGAGGCCGCCATCACCCTGACGTGGGGCGGCGGCGACACCACCAAGCTGATCGTCGACATGACCCGCACGACCCACAAGATCATCCACATCGGCACGAAGGGCATCGGTCGCAAGTAGGGCCCGCAGAGGGGCTGTTGGCGGTTCCCGAACGGCTGATTCCGGCCAGTTTCGCGGAGTGTGGGGCTCGGGGGAGGTCCGGGGGGACCAGGGGCCCCACGCCTTCGCGGACTACGGCCGGATCGGCAGCCGCGCATCGGCAGTCGGTTCGATCGCCGGTGGTCAGGACGTCACGGGGTGTCTGGTCCCGCCGCCGGGAGCCTCGCCGCCCCGGAGGGGAACGCCCCGGCCGCCCCACCCGGGCCGCATGCTCCGTACCGTGGCCGTTCGACCCTTCGGACGGCACTCCCCCCGATTCCTCCGCCCCGCCGGTCACGCAGCGTTTATGGCCGAACACCCGGTCGTTGACGATTCGACATGACTGCCCCGTTCCCGACGAGGGCATGGATCCCCGTGAACGTGTTCGAGCAGGAGGGAACCGGAAACCGGCGTGCAGGCGGGGGTCATGAAGAGGCAAGCACGAGGGGGCGGTCCCATGGCGATCGGGGCCTCCTCGGCGAAAGCGGCACAGGACAAGGCCGACAGCGCCACGGAACCGGCGCAGCCGCCTCAACTGAGGCGCAGACTCGGACGCGCGGACCTGCGGGCGGTGCCCGAGGCGCGCAGAGCGTTGCGTGAACTGCTACGGCACTGGGGGAGGCCGGGACGATCGGAGATAGCGGAGCTGCTCACGAGTGAGCTCGTCACCAACGCGCTGATCCACACCGACCACGACGCCGTGCTCACGGCGACCGTCGGACCCCGTGGACTGCGCGTGGAGGTACGGGACTTCGTGGCCCGCAGGCCCCGACTGCGCGTACCGGACGCCGACGACGGTACGCACGGGCGGGGCCTGGTCCTGGTGCAGTCCCTCGCGGACGCCTGGGGAGTGTCGGCCCACGGGGTCGGCAAGTCCGTCTGGTTCGAGCTGGATTCGGACGTGGCATGAGCAACGGGGCGGGGGCGGCGTCCAGTTGGACTCCGCCCCCGCCCCGTCTGTCGCCCGGTCCCGGATTCAGGTTCTCAGCCCTCGGCTCAGCCGAACTGCTGCTCCAGGTCCTTGAGCTTGCGCTCCAGGGAGTCGAGCCGCGGCAGGGCCATCGTGTCGTCCTCGGCGGTGAGGTCGACGGTTATCGGGTCAGATGCCCCGCGGACTGGCTGGAGTGAGGGACGCGTGCGAACCGGCAGCTGTTCCGGCGTCGATAGAGCAGGCTCCGCGGATGCTTGTCCGGAACCGCGCTCCAGGGCCTGCGGTTCCGACGAGCGGCCGCCGCCCCGACCGATGAGGCCGCGCTGGCCCCGGCTTATGGCCTTGAGCTGAGCCCGCTCGATCCGCTGCTGGTCGCGGCGGCGCAGTCGGGTCTCCTCCTTCTTCGCCTTGTCCTCGCGCACCTCGTCGACCGCCTCGTCCAGGCTGCGGACGTTCTCCAGGAGCATCAGCGACCAGGCGCTGTAGGTCTCACGGGGGGCCCGCAGCCAGCGGACGATACGGATCTGCGGCAGCGGACGCGGCACCAGACCCTGCTCGCGCAGCGCGGCCCGGCGGGTCTGCTTCAGCGCACGGTCGAAGAGGACCGCGGCCGACAGCGACATGCCGGAGAAGAACTGCGGAGCGCCCGCGTGGTCGACACCCCTGGGCGCGTGCACCCAGTTGAACCAGGCGGCCGCGGCCGCGAACGTCCACACGAGTATGCGCGAGCCGAGGGCCGCGTCACCGTGGCTGGCCTCGCGGACCGCGAGCACCGAGCAGAACATGGCCGCGCCGTCGAGGCCGAACGGGACCAGGTACTCCCAGCCGTCGGTGAGGCCGAGGTTCTCCTGGCCGAAGCCGACCAGTCCGTGGAAGGAGAGTGCCGCGGCGACCGCCGCACAGCAGAACAGAAGGACGTAGGAGGCGATGCCGTATATGGCCTCCTTGCGCCTGCGGCGCTCCTCCGTGCGCTCCCACGAGTCGTCTTTCGCGTGCTCCCCGCCGGACCGCTTGCTCCGCGCGAGCACCGCAACCGCCGCCAGCATGCCCAGGAGCAGTACGGCGCCGGGAAGCAGCCAGTTAAGCGATATGTCGGTCAGTCTCATCTGGGGTCCCTTGCATTGGGATAGGGCGTAACGCCCGCCATAGTGGCCCAATCCCAACGGCCCTCAGGCGTTTTCGGGGCAAGAGGCCGCCAAGGAGGTGCAAGGGGATGCCCAGGACGGCTTTCTGCTCGAACTGCCGCTTGAGGGGCGGGAGTTGAGTTCGAATAAGACTACCCGTACGGGTGGTTCCACGGAAAGTTCCTGCGGCAAGTGAGGAAGTTGTGAAGCACCTGTAACCGGACGGACGCCTTGTTCGCGGCTGATCCTAGCGGGCGTTGAGTGGAGTGTGTGACTGAGGGTGCCTCAACTCGCGGCGGCAGCCAGCAGCTTGGTGACCCGCTCGGTCTCGCAGGTGCGCGGGCAGGTCGGGCAGGCGTCCAGCGCGTCCAGCGTGTAGTACATGCAGCAGCTCGCCCGGTCCCGGGTGGACAGCGCCTCGCCGTTGGGGCCGGTGACCTCGCGGAACGCGGCCGATCCGACGTACGGCTTGGTCGCGCCCGGCAGCAGCCGCTCCAACTCCCTTACGGCGCGCGGCTGTTCGCCGAAGAGGTCGGCGACGTACCAGATGCCCTCGACGACCTCGTCGGTCGCCATGCCCCACAGGGCGCGGCCCCGCCGCCGCATCCGCGGGCCGAAGCCGGCCAGGACGGGTTCCATGTGCTCGGCGACCGCGGCCCGCACCTCGGCCCGCAGTGCCTCCTCGTCCGGGACCACCCGGGCGCCGGGCAGCCCTGCCGCCGGGTCGCCGGGCAGGCAGGCGAAGGAGTCGGTGCGGACGGCCAGCCGGCCCATGTCGAAGCCCTCGGCCGTGCGGTCGTAGGAGACGTGGGTCACAGGGAGGCGGGGGACGCGGCGGTGCAGGAACCAGGGGACGGTGAACAGGAGGACGACCGGCCAGGCGTAGCGGTGCAGGCCGAAGGTGGCTATCACGTCCGGGCGGCCCCGGCGGCCGTGGTCGCGCAGGACCTGGGCGTCGTCCCGGGCCAGGAACGCCTCCAGGCCCTCGCCGCCCTCCGCGAGCGAGGCTGCCGAGATCCAGCCGCCGCCGGTGGGAGTCGGTTGGTCCGGGGTGAGTTCGGTGATCGCGAGCCCGGGGATGACCTCGGTGAGGCGGGCGTACGAGTCCGCTACGGCCGAAGAGGGCAGGGGCATGCCGGGACCACCGATTCGCCGTTGGTGTAGAGGTAAGGCTTACCTTACCCAACCCTCCCGGGATTTGAACTAGTCCGATCTGCGCCTAAGGTGCTTGACGGACGAGTAACAAGACGCCGTAATGACCCCAAGTACCGACACGTCCGGAGGAGGACCCGTGAAGCAGGGCACGCAGGGCTCCGCCGGGACGGGTGTTCCGGACGCGCCCGCCCGGGGCTCCCGGGTGCCGCCGCAGCAGCGCGCCGCCGACGTGGACCGGGACCGGGGTCTCGCGGACGGCACCGGTGCGGTGCGCGGTGAGCACACGCACAGCGAGACGCCGATCCCGCGCCCCCGTCAGGTCCTCCAGCGGCCCTCCGTGCGCGGTCAGATACTGGACGCGCTGCGCACCGCGCTCGTCGGCGGGGAGCTGACCCCGGGCGAGGTGTACTCCGCGCCCGCGCTCGGTGAGCGGTTCGGGGTCTCCGCCACGCCCGTGCGCGAGGCGATGCAGCAGCTCGCCACCGAGGGTGCCGTCGAGGTCGTACCGAACCGGGGCTTCCGGGTGATCGAGCGGGGTGCCCGCGAACTCGCCGAACTGGCCGAGATCCGCGCCCTGATCGAGGTACCGGTGATGCTCCGGCTCGCCCGTACCGTGCCCGCCGCCCGCTGGGCCGACCTGCGCCCGCTGGCCGAGGGGACCGTCCGCGCCGCGGCCTCCGGGTGCCGGGCGACGTACGCCGAGTCCGACCGGGCCTTCCATCGCGCGGTGCTCGCGCTCGCCGGCAACGAACAGCTCGTCCAGATCGCCGAGGACCTGCACCGCCGCGCCCAGTGGCCGCTGGTCGGCGGTCCGGTCACGCGCGGACGGGCCGACCTGGTCGCCGACGCGGCCGAACACCTCGCGCTCCTCGACGCGTTGGCCGCGGGGGAGTGGGACGTGGTGCGGTCCCTGGTGCAGGAGCACTTCGCGGGATCGGCGTGACGTCGAATATGTGACTCCGGTCACGAGCGGGTCCGGGTCGGGCGACCGTGGCCCGTACCGGGAACCCACCCGGACGCCGGTGACGTGCCCCACGGAAAGGGATGACCGATCCGCGGGGGAGAACGCCGATGTTTCCGAATCCGGGCCAGCAGGCCGCACAGCGAGGTGCCGAACAGTCCGCACGCCGGGCGGCGGAGGACGGGATGCGGGCCGCACAGGCGGGCGCCCGGCGCGGTCACTCCCGCTCCGGCGGCGGCCTGTTGAGCTTCCTCCTGCTCGTCGCCGTCGTGGTGCTGGTCGCCCGCGACCCCGAACTCCGGTCGTCCGTCCTGCACTTCGTCCACCACGTCGTGAACGTCGTGCAGAACCGGACGAACGGCTCCTGACCTACGCGGTGGCCGCCCCCGGCGCGGGCACCGCCAACTGTCGTGCCAGCCAGGTCGGTACGCCGCCGAGGAGCCGGAAGAGGCGTCGCGCTTCCTCGCGCAGCCGGGATGCCTCCGGTTCGGCCTCGGCGTCGGCGAGGGTGGCGAGGGGCAGAGCCGCACCGACGGCCAGACCTACGCCGTAGCCGCCCCCGGCGCGGGCACCGCCAACTGTCGTGCCAGCCAGGTCGGTACGCCGCCGAGGAGCCGGAAGAGGCGTCGCGCTTCCTCGCGCAGGCGGGATGCCTCCGGCTCGGCTTCCGCGTCCGCGAGGGATGCGAGGGCGGGGGCCGTGCCGACGAGGTAGCCCAACTCCTCGCGGATGCGCAGGGATTCGGCGAAGCCGTGGCGGGCCTCCGCCAACTCGCCGTCGCGCAGGGCGAGTCCGGCCAGGTGGCGGTGGGTGAAGGAGAGGAGCAGGGGGTCGGCCCGGTCGGCGGCGGCCGCGTGGGCGCGGCGGTACGCGGCCCGCGCGGCCTGCGGTGAGCGGGCCAGGTTCTCCGCGACCAGCCCGCGCCGGAAGTCCAGCAGCGCGCGCCCCGCGCCGTCCGGCGGGATCAGCGCCGCCGCCCGCCCGAGCGCGGCCCGTGCCTCGTCGGCCCGGTCGCGCACAGAGTGCAGCGTGGCCGCGTAGGCGAGGTAGCCGCGTTCACAGGCCGCCGCGCCCCGCTCGTCGTCGCTGTGGGCCAGTGCCTCGGCCGTCCGCAGCGCGTCGTCGGCGTCCTCCCAGCCCTGCTCGGTGTAGAGACACCGCTCCACGAGCAGCGCGGTCCGCTGGAGGGCCGGTGCCGCGGTGTCGGGCCGCAGCAGCGCCGCCGCGTCGACCCAGCAGGCCCGCGAGCGCAGCCGCCACACCGCGGTCTGGAGGGGATCGTCACCTTCGGTCGTTCCGTGTCCAGACATGGCGGAATGCGCCACGTTGCCCTCCCCGAGCACACCATTGAGCTGTTGAGTGGTGGCATCTCAGCACGGATCGTAGGGCCCGGCCAAGAGGGTGGGTGAAAGAATTCACAAAGTCGTGGGATCTTCCGGTCAGCTCATCCGCAGTGCCAGGAAGAAATCCAGCTTGTCCTCAAGGCGCGAGAGGTCGCGACTCGTCAACTGCTCGATCCTGCCGACCCGGTAGCGCAACGTGTTGACGTGCAGGTGCAGCCGGGTCGCGCAGCGCGTCCAGGAACCGTCGCACTCCAGGAACGCCTCCAGCGTCGGGATCAGCTCCGCGCGGTGCCGGCGGTCGTAGTCCCGCAGCGGGTCGAGGAGGCGCGCGGTGAAGGCCCGCCGTACGTCGTCCGGCACGAAGGGCAGGAGGAGGACGTGCGAGGCCAGCTCCTGGTGCCCGGCCGCGCACACCCGGCCCGGCCTGGCGGCGGCGACCCGCCGTGCGTGCCGCGCCTCCTCCAGCGCCCCGCGCAACCCCTCCGCCGAGTGCACCGCCGCGCTCACCCCGAGCGTGACCCGCCCGTCGTCGTCGAGCCCGGCCGACAGCGGATCCCGTACGGCCGCCAGGAGCACGTCCGCGTGGAGCCCGGACTCGGAACCGTCGTGCTCCGCCGACACCGCGGGCAGCGGTACGAGCGCGATCGCCTCGTCGCCCGAGTGGGCCACGGCGATCCGGTCGGAGGGCTCGGGGCCCGTCGTCAGCGGGTCGACCAGGATCTCCTCCAGCAGCGATTGCGCTACCGGGCCCGCCTCGATGTCCGCGCCCTCCCACTCGACCCGGGCCACGACCACCTGCCAGTGCGGGGCCGCCCCGAGCCCGGGCAGCAGGACGGGAGCGGCGACCCGTAGACGCGCGGCGATCTCGGCGGGTGCGGCGCCCGTCTGCACCAGCTCCAGGACCTCCTGCGCGAGCCGTCTGCGGACCGTGCGCGCCGCGTCCCGCCGGTCCCGCTCGACCGCGATCAGCTGCGTGACGCCCTGGAGCAGGTCCAGGCGCTCGTCCGGCCAGTCCCCGGCGTCCGCCTCGACCGCGAGCAGCCAGTCCGACAGCACCGTCTCGCGCACGTCCCGCGAACCCTGCGGGGCGCGGCCACCACTGCGGATCGGGAAGAGGGAGTACGTCGAGCCGCCCAGCGCCAGCCGGTGCGGTCCCCGGCGGCCCGTGCGGGCGGCGGCCAGGTGCTCGGCGGCCAGCTTCGCGCACACGTCGACGGGCAGCGCGGGACCCGACACCTTCGAACCCGCGATCAGCCGCCCGGTCGGCGACAGCACCCACGCCCGCAGATCCAGGTCGGAGCCGAGCAGATCCAGGACCACGTCCGGGCCGCCCCCGGCAGGACCCGAGGTCATCATCCGCCGGTGCCGGTCCACCACGGCCGCGAGGTCACCGGCCCGCTCGCCGGAGACCTGCCGTACGACATGCTCGGTGATCGTCGCGAACGCCACCGACTCGTTGACCGCGAACAGCGGCAGCCGGTGCCGGGCGCAGGCGGCTATGAGGTCGTCCGGGATCGCGCCCAGCTCGGCCTCGCCGGCGGCCATCGCGGCGACCCCGGCGGAGACCAGGAGTCGTACGAACGGCTCGGTGTCGGCCGCGTTCCGGCGCCAGGCCAGGCCGGTCAGGACCAGCTCGCCGCCCGAGAGGTAGCGGCTGGGGTCGCGCAGGTCGGTGGTCATCACCCCGCGGACCGTGCGGTCCAGCTCGTCCGCGCCGCCGAGCAGCCGCAGCCCCAGCGCATCGGTGTCCAGAAGTGCGCGCAGCCGCATCGCCGTCGCCGCCGTTCTTTGTCTAGAAAACTACGATGAACCAAGAGGTGCTGTGGGTGCAGGGCCGTGCGGGGCTGTTTCCCACGTTTCCACAGGGAATCGAAGGGGTTACTGATGACCTCTGTTCATATGAATCTACAAGATGCCCGCGCTGGCCAGCCAACTCCTTCATGGTTTCCGTGACTGACCCGCTCCGCGCACGGCGCTGTGTACTGACCTCACGCTGCATTAACAGCACATGAACGAGCCGGACCCGCCGCACACGAACTGGCTTGATCCGTACGACCCACGAGACGAAGAAGAGAGCCGG
The nucleotide sequence above comes from Streptomyces sp. N50. Encoded proteins:
- a CDS encoding protein phosphatase 2C domain-containing protein, which encodes MAPEGLGPDGRSVSDGPSFPRPYPQSSAVPAPPADGPTVAPEGLRPDGGSAPDGPSSPRPYPQSSAVPAPPADSPTAAPEGLRPDGGSVSGGLSSPRPYPQSSAVPAPPADSPTAAPEDLRPDRRSAPNPALSPRPPSTPAPQSPRPDGPFDPRPYPQPPAEPAPQPLPLTPPPNLPALAAPPPPPTSAPLTPDYVGSGPPTYDPEPTALPLADPDELDDLVADTVLDGARYGASTIRAASVRGDSARFRGEPRRDSLLTARFGVGEQALVLVAMATGARATPGAHRAAAEACDWIARAVGRSHARLSEDIRAARRGDLKSGLHRLTDRSLGKLRASAAEQGIDPEEYSAGLRCLLLPAHPECRTRVFFGVGAGGLFRLRDGEWQDIEPTVGDLTGEAVVGFGSQPAETPEGDRLTMDLGIPTPPSPYEPAPEPPREPFRFRASVARPGDTLLMCTGGLAEPLRGEPELSAHLAGRWSRTTPPGLAAFLADTQVRVKGYADDRTAAAVWEA
- a CDS encoding pyruvate dehydrogenase; amino-acid sequence: MAKQNVAEQFVDILVRAGVKRLYGVVGDSLNPVVDAIRRNSAIDWIHVRHEETAAFAAGAEAQITGKLAACAGSCGPGNLHLINGLYDAHRSMAPVLALASQIPSSEIGLGYFQETHPDRLFQECSHYSELISNPKQMPRLLQTAIQHAVGQSGVSVVSLPGDIASEPAPDKAAETALVTSRPSVRPGDAEIDKLVEMIDAAEKVTLFCGSGTAGAHAEVMEFAGKIKSPIGHALRGKEWIQYDNPYDVGMSGLLGYGAAYEATHECDLLILIGTDFPYNAFLPDDVKIAQIDVRPEHLGRRSKLDLAVWGDAKETLRCLTPRVKPKGDRKFLDRMLKKHADALEGVVKAYTRKVEKHVPIHPEYVAAVVDELADEDAVFTVDTGMCNVWAARYITPNGRRRIIGSFSHGSMANALPMAIGAQFTDTERQVVSMSGDGGFSMLMGDFLTLVQYDLPVKVVLFNNSSLGMVELEMLVAGLPSYGTTNKNPDFAAVARACGAYGVRVEKPKDLEGALKAAFKHKGPALVDVVTDPNALSIPPKISAEMVTGFALSASKIVLDGGVGRMLQMARSNIRNMPRP
- a CDS encoding helix-turn-helix transcriptional regulator, with translation MPSWDATRTGARVSGEANDKDVEEFAALLRRLKARTDRSYSQLARRLNMNASTLHRYCVGEAVPLDFAPVERFAALCGATPEERLELHRYWILAVAAKQRRREAGATGAPAVAGAPAVDGPVPAADEPPVPAVRSPWYRRRLTLTAAVVCTVLAVWGTLSAVSTHDTAKSKAGVGTGAGTNTGATAEATPSALPAPLTWTADSQVWELGCDHDYVIDKAPKDVPPPPVQQDAGAWAATQHAVHGGQTNVEISVQGRSSTAVVLKALRVRVVGRTAPAPGIAYSMAQGCGGDITPRYFGVNLDAHRPLVKPEPGSDTGRTVPVAHLPYRVSATDPEVLLVKARTGTCDCRWYLELDWSSQGRTGTLRVDDHGRPFRTSGIKGLRHLWYSSNGWVPYDG
- a CDS encoding ATP-binding protein, giving the protein MAIGASSAKAAQDKADSATEPAQPPQLRRRLGRADLRAVPEARRALRELLRHWGRPGRSEIAELLTSELVTNALIHTDHDAVLTATVGPRGLRVEVRDFVARRPRLRVPDADDGTHGRGLVLVQSLADAWGVSAHGVGKSVWFELDSDVA
- a CDS encoding DUF2637 domain-containing protein, with protein sequence MRLTDISLNWLLPGAVLLLGMLAAVAVLARSKRSGGEHAKDDSWERTEERRRRKEAIYGIASYVLLFCCAAVAAALSFHGLVGFGQENLGLTDGWEYLVPFGLDGAAMFCSVLAVREASHGDAALGSRILVWTFAAAAAWFNWVHAPRGVDHAGAPQFFSGMSLSAAVLFDRALKQTRRAALREQGLVPRPLPQIRIVRWLRAPRETYSAWSLMLLENVRSLDEAVDEVREDKAKKEETRLRRRDQQRIERAQLKAISRGQRGLIGRGGGRSSEPQALERGSGQASAEPALSTPEQLPVRTRPSLQPVRGASDPITVDLTAEDDTMALPRLDSLERKLKDLEQQFG